A single genomic interval of Syntrophobotulus glycolicus DSM 8271 harbors:
- the glmU gene encoding bifunctional UDP-N-acetylglucosamine diphosphorylase/glucosamine-1-phosphate N-acetyltransferase GlmU encodes MSDFAAVILAAGKGTRMKSDLPKVMHQIAGKTLIDHVLGRVGELGLVDVITVVGHGREIVEEHLKDRGRLVVQDKQLGTGHAIMQVLPLLSDQQEIIVLSGDQPLFKLETLQALLRTHITGNAAATVLSAVMDNPYGYGRILKKDGQFNGIVEEKDASEEQRALHEVNTGTYCFQVEALREALQTITPKNIQGEYYLTDVFAIMQQKGQVIETCCTVDQTESLGINNRIQLAQAEEIYYQRIKEYWMNEGVTMVNPASIFIDAEVELSQDILIHPFTILKGKTKIRKGSVIGPYTTIDSCVCGSECRIESSTAKGAVIGDKCVIGPYAYLRPGTVLDDMVKIGDFVEIKNSTIANGSKIPHLSYIGDSDIGENVNIGAGTITCNYDGFVKSRTEIGDGAFIGSNTNFVAPVKVGKETVIGAGSTITKDVPDKALALERSTQNIIINWRSAKDK; translated from the coding sequence ATGTCTGATTTTGCAGCGGTCATCCTTGCGGCAGGAAAAGGAACGCGCATGAAATCCGATTTGCCCAAAGTTATGCATCAGATTGCCGGTAAAACGCTCATCGATCATGTTTTGGGCAGGGTTGGAGAACTTGGATTAGTTGATGTCATCACAGTAGTTGGTCATGGCAGGGAAATTGTTGAAGAACATCTAAAAGACAGAGGAAGATTGGTCGTTCAGGATAAACAATTGGGTACGGGACATGCCATCATGCAAGTTCTGCCCTTGTTGTCCGATCAGCAAGAGATCATTGTGCTAAGCGGAGATCAGCCGTTGTTTAAGCTGGAGACTCTTCAGGCTCTTCTAAGAACTCATATTACCGGAAATGCTGCCGCTACCGTGCTTTCAGCCGTGATGGACAATCCTTATGGTTATGGCAGGATTCTGAAAAAGGACGGGCAATTTAACGGTATTGTGGAAGAAAAGGATGCTTCGGAAGAACAGCGGGCTTTACACGAAGTGAACACGGGTACATATTGTTTTCAAGTAGAGGCTTTAAGGGAAGCTCTTCAGACGATTACCCCCAAAAATATCCAGGGTGAATATTATTTAACGGATGTTTTTGCAATCATGCAGCAAAAGGGACAAGTCATAGAGACATGCTGCACTGTTGATCAGACGGAATCATTGGGGATTAATAATCGAATTCAACTGGCTCAGGCCGAAGAGATATATTACCAGCGGATTAAGGAATATTGGATGAATGAAGGAGTGACGATGGTGAATCCCGCATCAATTTTTATTGATGCAGAAGTGGAGCTAAGCCAAGATATCCTTATTCATCCATTTACTATTCTTAAAGGAAAAACGAAGATCCGCAAAGGGTCCGTAATCGGCCCATATACGACCATAGACTCCTGTGTATGCGGTTCCGAATGTCGGATAGAGAGTTCAACCGCGAAAGGTGCTGTTATTGGGGACAAATGTGTGATCGGTCCCTATGCTTATTTAAGGCCCGGTACAGTACTGGATGATATGGTTAAAATCGGGGATTTTGTGGAAATTAAGAACAGCACAATTGCTAACGGCTCCAAGATTCCGCATCTCAGCTACATAGGGGATTCCGATATTGGAGAGAATGTTAATATTGGTGCAGGAACGATCACCTGCAATTACGACGGCTTTGTAAAATCCAGGACTGAAATAGGTGATGGAGCTTTTATCGGCAGCAACACAAATTTTGTCGCTCCGGTCAAGGTCGGCAAAGAGACGGTGATTGGCGCAGGTTCCACGATCACCAAAGACGTTCCGGACAAAGCGTTGGCCTTGGAAAGATCCACCCAAAATATCATCATCAACTGGCGGTCCGCCAAAGACAAATAA
- a CDS encoding ribose-phosphate diphosphokinase — translation MATRELKIFCGNSNRKLAQEIADYLGISIGEARVKCFQDGELNIGIDESVRGADIFVVQPTCAPANDSIMELLIMIDALKRASASRITAVVPYYGYARQERKSRGREPITAKLMANLITKAGADRLVSMDLHAPAIQGFFDIPVDNLPCVPILAEYIKEKDLENICVVSPDIGGVARARELASRIGATLAIVDKRRPEPNVSEIMHVIGELRDKTAILIDDIIDTAGTITQAAAVLKEKGAKGVYACCSHPVLSGPAIERLEGSVIEEIVITNTIPLAAEEKCGKITVLSVAPLLGEAIVRIHEDLSVSKLFS, via the coding sequence ATGGCAACAAGGGAATTAAAAATTTTTTGCGGCAATTCCAATCGAAAGCTTGCGCAGGAAATAGCAGACTATTTAGGGATCTCCATAGGGGAAGCAAGGGTAAAATGTTTTCAGGATGGAGAGTTAAATATCGGCATAGATGAGAGTGTGCGGGGAGCAGATATCTTTGTTGTCCAACCTACCTGTGCGCCGGCCAATGACAGTATTATGGAATTATTGATTATGATTGATGCTCTTAAGCGGGCTTCGGCAAGCAGAATAACCGCTGTCGTGCCCTATTATGGATATGCCAGACAAGAGAGGAAGTCTCGGGGCAGGGAACCGATCACGGCCAAACTGATGGCGAACTTGATCACCAAAGCGGGGGCGGACAGGCTGGTGTCGATGGACCTGCATGCTCCGGCTATTCAGGGTTTTTTTGATATTCCGGTCGATAATCTTCCTTGTGTGCCCATCTTGGCCGAATATATCAAAGAAAAGGATTTGGAAAATATCTGTGTCGTTTCTCCGGACATTGGAGGAGTGGCCAGAGCTCGTGAACTCGCTTCAAGGATAGGCGCCACTTTAGCAATTGTTGATAAACGCCGTCCCGAACCGAATGTTTCAGAAATCATGCATGTTATTGGGGAATTGAGGGATAAGACGGCAATTCTGATTGACGATATTATTGATACCGCAGGGACCATTACTCAAGCCGCGGCCGTCCTGAAAGAGAAGGGCGCCAAAGGAGTATATGCCTGCTGTTCGCATCCTGTATTATCCGGACCGGCTATAGAAAGGCTGGAAGGGTCGGTTATCGAAGAAATCGTGATTACGAATACGATTCCATTGGCTGCAGAAGAAAAATGCGGTAAAATTACAGTTCTGTCGGTCGCTCCTTTGTTAGGGGAAGCCATTGTAAGAATTCATGAAGATCTATCGGTCAGTAAGCTCTTTAGTTAA
- a CDS encoding PRC-barrel domain-containing protein, with translation MLPSKKFLSLPIISLKEGQQIGYVRNLVVNPKSKGIAALVIDPTGFFKEQRIIPYNRVVSVGENAITISTESQVEKATSLPDILDLLKEKASVIGIKVITETGKTLGIVEEFYIDSQNGHIVNLELSEGRIEGIFGSKAYLNADLIITIGPHAVIVSKDTESQLEIYNKGLNENIKSFWHSASSKASEKGHQINQYLTKNRKKTENVSLLPDENPEELEDNFAPEDIAGFSDQSEISLLEEKNTSTDLSADSDKKPNDSDKYENFT, from the coding sequence GTGCTGCCTAGCAAAAAATTTTTGTCCCTGCCCATCATTTCTCTCAAAGAAGGCCAACAGATAGGCTATGTCCGCAATCTGGTCGTGAATCCGAAATCAAAAGGGATCGCAGCTTTAGTCATTGATCCGACCGGCTTTTTTAAAGAGCAAAGGATCATTCCTTATAATAGAGTTGTTAGTGTCGGCGAGAACGCGATTACCATAAGCACAGAAAGCCAAGTGGAAAAAGCGACCAGCTTGCCCGATATTCTGGACCTTCTGAAGGAGAAGGCTTCTGTCATTGGCATCAAGGTCATTACCGAAACAGGGAAAACCCTTGGGATCGTGGAAGAATTTTATATCGACAGCCAAAACGGCCACATTGTTAATCTGGAGCTCAGTGAAGGGCGTATCGAAGGAATCTTTGGCAGTAAAGCTTATCTTAACGCCGATTTAATTATTACGATTGGCCCTCATGCAGTTATCGTGAGTAAAGATACAGAATCCCAGCTGGAAATTTATAATAAAGGACTCAATGAAAATATCAAATCTTTTTGGCATTCTGCTTCCAGCAAAGCATCAGAAAAAGGACATCAGATTAATCAATATCTTACAAAGAACAGAAAAAAAACTGAAAATGTTTCTCTCTTACCGGACGAGAATCCCGAAGAACTCGAGGACAATTTTGCCCCGGAGGATATTGCCGGCTTTTCCGACCAGTCGGAAATATCCCTGCTTGAAGAGAAAAATACCAGTACTGACCTTTCTGCGGATTCAGATAAAAAACCAAATGACAGTGACAAGTATGAAAATTTCACCTAA